From Haloarcula rubripromontorii, the proteins below share one genomic window:
- a CDS encoding cytochrome c oxidase subunit 3, translating to MSVSDEHADDGHGDHHLPATEDWPHGFGEASWWPFVTAIGGSGIYVSAALLVLSMGENALVSQTVGAGAMAGSVGLFLVGIYGWLYHAFVSDFWERGTDYHSDKTLKFAMLLFLGSEIATFGAGFVYYFIVRGGEVWTQAAVPEVFGSLVIVNTLILIASSVTLHFSHVALRNGDRSRFLKLLGATLLLGIVFIGGQVYEYYEFIVHKGFTIGGGIYGSAFYGLTGLHGLHVTMGAVLLGIVFIRGYYGQYSAERHTSVSTASMYWHFVDIVWIFLVVVLYMGANLV from the coding sequence ATGAGTGTCTCCGATGAACACGCGGACGACGGGCACGGGGACCACCACCTCCCGGCGACGGAGGACTGGCCCCACGGGTTCGGCGAGGCCAGCTGGTGGCCCTTTGTGACGGCAATCGGTGGTTCGGGCATCTACGTCAGCGCGGCCCTGCTCGTGCTCTCGATGGGCGAGAACGCACTTGTCAGCCAGACTGTCGGAGCAGGGGCGATGGCCGGGAGTGTCGGCCTCTTCCTCGTCGGCATCTACGGCTGGCTGTACCACGCCTTCGTCTCGGACTTCTGGGAGCGCGGGACGGACTACCACTCGGACAAAACGCTGAAGTTCGCCATGCTCCTGTTCCTCGGGAGCGAAATCGCCACGTTCGGCGCTGGCTTCGTGTACTACTTCATTGTGCGTGGCGGCGAAGTCTGGACACAGGCGGCAGTGCCCGAAGTGTTTGGCTCGCTGGTGATTGTCAACACGCTGATTCTGATTGCCAGCTCCGTGACGCTTCACTTTAGCCACGTCGCGCTCCGTAACGGGGACCGCAGCCGGTTCCTGAAGCTGCTGGGCGCGACGCTGCTGCTGGGCATCGTCTTCATCGGCGGACAGGTGTACGAGTACTACGAGTTCATCGTCCACAAGGGCTTCACAATCGGTGGCGGCATCTACGGGTCCGCGTTCTACGGTCTGACTGGGCTTCACGGGCTCCACGTCACGATGGGCGCTGTGCTCCTCGGTATTGTCTTCATCCGCGGATACTACGGTCAGTACTCGGCTGAACGGCACACCTCCGTGTCGACGGCGTCGATGTACTGGCACTTCGTCGACATCGTCTGGATCTTCCTCGTCGTCGTGCTCTACATGGGCGCGAACCTGGTGTAA
- the hisF gene encoding imidazole glycerol phosphate synthase subunit HisF, whose protein sequence is MTLTKRIIPCIDVDVDENGDAAVYTGVNFEDLEYTGDPVEMAKAYNESGADEFVFLDITASAEGRETMLDTVSAVADEVFIPLTVGGGIRTRDDIKETLRAGADKVSINSGAIAEPELIDEGAAAFGSQCIVISVDARRRFDDEGEHYTEVDGESCWFECTVKGGREGTGLDVIEWATEAEERGAGELFVNSIDADGTKDGYDIPLMKAVCDTVSTPVIASSGCGSPADMEEVFVDAGADAGLAASIFHFGEYSIEETKEYLDSKGIPVRL, encoded by the coding sequence ATGACGCTCACGAAACGGATTATTCCCTGTATCGACGTGGACGTGGACGAGAACGGTGACGCGGCAGTGTACACGGGAGTCAACTTCGAGGATCTGGAGTACACCGGTGACCCGGTGGAGATGGCCAAGGCCTACAACGAGTCCGGAGCCGACGAGTTCGTCTTTCTGGACATCACCGCCTCTGCCGAGGGCCGCGAGACGATGCTCGATACAGTTTCGGCCGTCGCCGACGAGGTGTTCATCCCGCTGACCGTCGGCGGGGGCATCCGCACCCGCGACGACATCAAGGAGACGCTACGCGCTGGCGCGGACAAGGTCTCTATCAACTCCGGGGCCATCGCCGAGCCCGAACTCATCGACGAGGGCGCGGCCGCCTTCGGCAGCCAGTGTATCGTCATCTCCGTCGACGCCCGGCGGCGCTTCGACGACGAGGGCGAGCACTACACCGAGGTCGACGGCGAGTCCTGCTGGTTCGAGTGTACTGTCAAGGGCGGGCGCGAGGGAACTGGACTGGACGTCATCGAGTGGGCCACCGAAGCAGAAGAGCGCGGCGCGGGCGAGCTGTTCGTCAACTCTATCGACGCCGATGGGACCAAGGACGGCTACGACATCCCGCTGATGAAAGCCGTCTGTGATACCGTCTCCACGCCGGTCATCGCTTCCTCGGGCTGTGGTAGCCCCGCCGACATGGAGGAAGTGTTCGTCGATGCCGGTGCGGACGCCGGTCTTGCCGCTTCTATCTTCCACTTCGGCGAGTACTCCATCGAGGAGACGAAGGAATATCTTGACAGCAAGGGGATTCCGGTACGGCTGTGA
- a CDS encoding FIST signal transduction protein: MPSQSDARTAVATGTSVATAGKRAGREATRTARDRLDAERVDFCQVFASSTFDPEAVLAGVNALVDDETAVVGCTASGTFTEAGAMDTGVAVTLVTSDSFRFDTALAAGLSDNTRGTVRDAVRSLPGNVEEPYQSAIVLHDGLAGVGEQLSLSVQRRLGPYVEFAGGAASDGLRMESTPVFCDESVVEDAVVLVLVSGEKRPIITVNHGHSPISKPWEVTDVSGNVVHELNGEPAFEVWKDAVRDHAAETSAVAVDDVPVGSAQLRKLMVAYLFGIDQGDTYKIRWPRTAIEETGALQFAVDIPEGTVLRIMHGDRADQITSAEQAAADAVSLCDGNIAGAFVYDCACRQILFDDAFSSAVDRITATLSAPVAGFETYGELCMQAGQLSGFHNTTTVLFALPE, encoded by the coding sequence ATGCCGTCCCAGTCAGACGCACGTACGGCAGTCGCTACGGGAACGTCAGTGGCGACTGCTGGGAAACGCGCTGGCCGGGAGGCGACACGCACTGCTCGTGACCGGCTGGACGCCGAGCGAGTGGATTTTTGTCAAGTATTTGCTAGTTCTACGTTTGACCCTGAAGCCGTTCTGGCAGGCGTCAATGCGCTCGTCGACGACGAGACAGCCGTCGTCGGCTGTACGGCCAGTGGCACGTTCACCGAGGCGGGAGCGATGGATACCGGCGTGGCCGTCACGCTCGTTACCAGTGATTCGTTCCGCTTCGATACGGCCCTTGCTGCTGGCCTCAGCGACAACACTCGCGGGACTGTCAGAGACGCTGTCCGGTCGCTTCCTGGAAACGTCGAGGAGCCATACCAGTCAGCGATCGTTCTCCACGACGGTCTCGCGGGCGTCGGTGAGCAGTTGTCGTTGTCAGTCCAGCGACGGCTTGGCCCCTACGTCGAATTCGCAGGTGGGGCAGCGTCTGATGGTCTCCGAATGGAGTCAACGCCGGTGTTTTGCGATGAGTCGGTTGTCGAGGACGCAGTCGTTCTCGTCCTCGTCTCCGGTGAGAAACGGCCGATTATCACCGTCAACCACGGTCACAGCCCTATCTCGAAACCTTGGGAGGTAACCGATGTCTCCGGAAACGTGGTTCACGAACTCAACGGCGAGCCAGCCTTCGAAGTGTGGAAAGACGCCGTCCGAGACCACGCTGCGGAGACATCAGCGGTCGCGGTCGATGATGTCCCCGTCGGTTCAGCACAGCTCAGGAAGCTCATGGTCGCATACCTGTTTGGCATCGATCAGGGTGACACCTACAAGATTCGCTGGCCCCGGACTGCGATTGAAGAGACTGGCGCACTGCAGTTCGCCGTCGATATTCCGGAGGGGACTGTCCTCCGGATAATGCATGGCGACAGAGCGGACCAGATCACGTCCGCCGAGCAGGCTGCTGCCGACGCTGTCTCGCTGTGTGACGGGAATATCGCTGGCGCGTTCGTCTACGACTGTGCATGTCGCCAGATTCTCTTCGACGACGCGTTTTCATCGGCAGTCGACCGTATCACAGCGACCCTGTCGGCCCCCGTCGCTGGGTTTGAGACGTACGGGGAGCTGTGTATGCAGGCCGGACAGCTCAGCGGCTTTCATAACACGACAACGGTGCTCTTCGCACTGCCGGAGTAA
- a CDS encoding PGF-CTERM sorting domain-containing protein produces MHRIIPAIGLAALVVLSGCVTATVDSTVAADGTVSEYDLTLEMSPSVYDGLQNQAQQEGYDSVEGYLLADVNTSRMSNYTYQQELEGENVTLSMAFTDWNPGPESDVSVNASGGNVTYEDRTFVTANEDTDVAFGDGVAVEYRLTMPADISSSNADIVQNETAVWEYAADEPVEEPIRATSPAPSSAFGPGMGIPVAVVALLGAALLASRD; encoded by the coding sequence ATGCATCGGATTATCCCCGCAATCGGCCTCGCTGCCCTCGTCGTGCTGTCCGGCTGTGTGACGGCGACGGTTGACTCGACTGTCGCCGCCGACGGCACAGTTTCGGAGTACGACCTGACCCTCGAAATGTCCCCGTCAGTGTACGACGGCCTTCAGAATCAGGCCCAACAGGAGGGATATGACTCGGTCGAAGGATACCTCCTCGCCGACGTGAACACCAGTCGGATGTCGAACTACACGTACCAGCAAGAACTGGAGGGTGAGAACGTTACACTCTCGATGGCGTTTACGGACTGGAACCCCGGCCCAGAAAGCGATGTGTCGGTCAACGCCAGCGGCGGCAACGTCACGTACGAAGACCGGACGTTCGTCACTGCGAACGAGGATACTGACGTGGCCTTCGGCGACGGCGTCGCGGTTGAGTACCGCCTGACGATGCCCGCCGACATCTCGTCTTCGAACGCTGATATCGTTCAGAACGAGACCGCCGTCTGGGAGTACGCGGCCGACGAACCGGTTGAGGAGCCGATCCGAGCGACCAGTCCCGCGCCGTCGTCGGCCTTCGGTCCCGGTATGGGAATTCCCGTCGCCGTCGTGGCACTGCTGGGGGCCGCGCTGCTGGCCAGTCGGGACTGA
- a CDS encoding glutamyl-tRNA reductase, whose amino-acid sequence MSRNTEPPVDVDEAVARINSRGAKIQQEQLERTLSQLQQDGDLTAAQRLAVEQLSERLVERLLAVPRASLQDAARNADDERIETAISLFE is encoded by the coding sequence ATGAGTCGGAACACGGAGCCACCTGTCGACGTCGACGAAGCGGTCGCTCGTATCAACAGCCGTGGTGCGAAGATTCAACAGGAGCAACTCGAACGGACGCTGTCACAGCTCCAGCAGGACGGTGACCTGACGGCTGCCCAGCGGCTGGCGGTCGAACAACTGAGCGAGCGGCTCGTCGAGCGACTGCTCGCTGTCCCCCGTGCAAGTCTGCAGGACGCGGCGAGGAACGCGGACGACGAGCGGATCGAAACGGCGATCTCCCTGTTCGAGTGA
- a CDS encoding DUF7385 family protein, giving the protein MDQLDVSGSFDVHEYRHGLKLLKDDRGTMTLSNREGFACPACGNEFETLFISDKRTNTFGNPGSPFCLVRTDDQLLVLTH; this is encoded by the coding sequence ATGGACCAGCTAGACGTCAGCGGGAGCTTTGACGTTCACGAGTACCGACACGGGCTCAAGCTGCTGAAAGACGACCGGGGAACGATGACGCTGTCGAACCGAGAGGGGTTCGCCTGTCCGGCCTGTGGCAACGAGTTCGAGACGCTCTTTATCAGCGACAAACGGACAAACACCTTCGGAAACCCCGGGTCACCCTTCTGTCTGGTCCGGACTGACGACCAGCTGCTGGTCCTGACACATTGA
- a CDS encoding C2H2-type zinc finger protein — protein MTDTATQPVADTAATRTDDEPAYDVPADATAHTCSYCGRPFARESWLALHRGLAHPNELDDEEIEAFRAAHDEEEASLSTFRLQALGALVLIYFGFLMVYALV, from the coding sequence ATGACTGACACAGCAACCCAGCCGGTAGCTGATACGGCAGCGACACGTACCGACGACGAACCAGCCTACGATGTCCCGGCCGACGCCACCGCCCACACGTGTTCGTACTGCGGCCGGCCGTTCGCCCGCGAGTCTTGGCTCGCGCTCCACCGCGGTCTGGCCCACCCCAACGAACTTGACGACGAGGAGATTGAGGCCTTTCGAGCGGCCCACGACGAGGAGGAAGCGTCGCTTTCGACGTTCCGACTCCAGGCACTGGGCGCGCTCGTACTCATCTACTTTGGCTTCCTGATGGTGTACGCACTCGTGTAG
- a CDS encoding DNA-directed RNA polymerase subunit L: protein MDLRVIDKSDTELSIEIAGEDHTFMNVIKGALLETEGVTAATYDVNPEQSGGQTDPVLTIKTEEGVDALEALEDGTDAVIEKADSFTDAFEAAA, encoded by the coding sequence ATGGACCTTCGCGTTATCGACAAATCCGACACGGAACTCTCTATCGAAATCGCCGGTGAGGACCACACCTTCATGAACGTCATCAAGGGGGCGCTGCTGGAGACAGAGGGCGTCACGGCGGCGACCTACGACGTGAACCCGGAACAGTCCGGCGGCCAGACGGACCCGGTCCTGACGATCAAGACCGAGGAAGGCGTCGACGCGCTGGAGGCGCTCGAAGACGGGACCGACGCCGTCATCGAGAAGGCAGACAGCTTCACCGACGCGTTCGAAGCCGCCGCGTAA
- a CDS encoding cupin domain-containing protein, with product MSKSTAAETERATLDGDENGRTRLFDGEPKTIQLMLGAGESIPAHKHPGRDIVFFLRSGAVDLTLGDETLSLSPGDIVRFDGDQDISPAAAADSEALLVLAASSE from the coding sequence ATGAGCAAATCCACTGCCGCAGAAACCGAGCGAGCAACGCTCGACGGTGACGAAAACGGCCGGACGAGGTTGTTTGACGGGGAGCCAAAGACCATCCAGTTGATGCTTGGTGCGGGCGAGTCAATTCCGGCGCATAAGCATCCCGGTCGGGACATCGTGTTCTTCCTCCGTTCAGGCGCCGTGGATCTGACGCTCGGTGACGAGACGCTGTCACTCTCTCCCGGAGACATCGTCCGGTTTGACGGGGATCAGGACATCTCCCCCGCCGCAGCGGCGGACAGCGAGGCACTGCTCGTTCTGGCGGCGTCGTCGGAGTAG
- a CDS encoding DUF7550 family protein: MADDHHEEDRPDYDPEHVELPAREPPLRSTAPQSPFTMSQVGTGLGVLLVGLVLTFGLALALA, encoded by the coding sequence ATGGCAGACGACCACCACGAGGAGGACCGGCCGGATTACGACCCCGAACATGTCGAACTGCCCGCACGGGAACCGCCGCTTCGCTCGACGGCCCCACAGAGCCCGTTCACCATGTCCCAGGTCGGCACAGGGCTCGGCGTACTGCTGGTCGGACTGGTGCTTACCTTCGGTCTCGCGCTGGCGCTGGCCTGA
- a CDS encoding DUF2249 domain-containing protein yields the protein MTPNHQPTAQTAALVSETDAPDDAPTECLDVQSLGPPKPLKQTLELLADLDDDTVLVQFNDRAPQHLYPKLEDRGYDFESVETEDATVTVIWRR from the coding sequence ATGACGCCGAACCACCAGCCAACAGCCCAAACCGCGGCCCTGGTTTCGGAAACCGATGCGCCCGATGACGCGCCGACGGAATGTCTCGACGTGCAGTCGCTGGGGCCGCCGAAGCCGCTCAAGCAGACGCTGGAGTTGCTTGCGGACCTCGACGACGATACCGTGCTCGTCCAGTTCAACGACCGTGCCCCACAGCACCTCTATCCGAAACTCGAAGACAGAGGATACGACTTCGAAAGTGTTGAGACCGAGGACGCGACAGTGACGGTCATCTGGCGCAGATGA
- a CDS encoding DUF2249 domain-containing protein: protein MPATTLDLRETPPPERHSKIHDSFEALSSGETLRIINDHEPKPLFYEMQAEVEAFDAANYRCEQDGPEKYVADLPKQ from the coding sequence ATGCCAGCAACCACACTCGACCTGCGTGAGACGCCGCCGCCCGAGCGACACTCGAAGATACACGACTCTTTCGAGGCGCTGTCGTCCGGAGAGACGCTTCGGATTATCAACGACCACGAACCGAAGCCGCTGTTCTACGAAATGCAAGCTGAGGTCGAGGCGTTCGACGCAGCGAATTACCGGTGCGAGCAGGACGGTCCAGAAAAGTACGTCGCTGATCTCCCGAAACAATGA
- a CDS encoding two-component system sensor histidine kinase NtrB — protein MNRTGLVSKFAETVGIEKASAIVDDAIADLGISDETEIDDTDAQDICDIIQHNNEGYIALVASELRVQLAAQERFDALLGNIPNPAVVVGFEQREPYVKSINEAFADSFGYDQTDAVGAELRTLLAPPGADSEVIRTDWWEQTGQSEQEVRRMTASGEVRTYLFRSTVVTRDSSQLEGYGIYTDITDRKRREQQLKHQNERLDEFVSIVSHDLRNPLNVASGRTQLLLDDIEDVAVREGLQEVAAAHERMARILDDTLTLARQGRVVGETASVSIETVAADAWQQVETEDATLSIETEATVEADAERLQQLFENLYRNAIEHAGAECSVVVSVPEGHEQSGFSIADDGPGIPPDDRELVFEHGYSTNADGTGFGLSIVQSIVEAHGWSVAVSESEMGGARFDIRW, from the coding sequence ATGAACCGAACAGGACTCGTTTCGAAGTTCGCAGAAACGGTCGGCATCGAGAAGGCGTCAGCTATCGTCGACGACGCGATAGCTGACCTCGGTATCAGTGACGAAACGGAGATAGACGACACGGACGCACAGGACATCTGTGATATAATCCAGCATAACAACGAGGGATACATCGCACTCGTCGCGAGTGAACTCCGCGTACAGCTGGCGGCACAGGAACGATTTGACGCGCTTCTGGGAAACATTCCGAATCCGGCTGTCGTCGTCGGGTTCGAGCAGCGAGAACCGTACGTCAAGTCGATCAACGAAGCGTTTGCGGACTCGTTTGGCTACGACCAGACGGATGCAGTCGGAGCGGAGCTTCGGACACTCCTTGCACCGCCCGGAGCCGACTCCGAAGTAATCAGGACAGACTGGTGGGAACAGACCGGCCAGTCGGAGCAAGAGGTTAGACGGATGACCGCATCAGGCGAGGTCCGGACCTACCTGTTCCGGAGTACCGTCGTCACTCGCGACAGCAGTCAGCTGGAAGGGTACGGCATCTACACCGACATCACAGACCGAAAGCGCCGCGAGCAGCAACTGAAACACCAGAACGAGCGGCTCGACGAGTTTGTCAGTATCGTCAGCCACGACCTTCGAAACCCGCTAAACGTCGCCTCCGGCCGCACCCAGTTACTGCTCGACGACATCGAGGACGTGGCTGTTCGGGAGGGACTACAGGAGGTCGCCGCGGCACACGAGCGGATGGCGCGGATTCTTGATGACACACTGACGCTCGCTCGTCAGGGGCGGGTCGTCGGAGAGACCGCGAGCGTCTCCATCGAAACTGTCGCGGCCGACGCGTGGCAACAGGTCGAAACCGAGGACGCAACGCTTAGTATCGAGACAGAAGCGACCGTCGAGGCGGACGCCGAGCGCCTCCAGCAGCTATTCGAGAATCTCTACCGGAACGCCATCGAGCACGCGGGCGCTGAATGCTCCGTCGTCGTCTCCGTGCCCGAGGGACACGAGCAGAGTGGGTTCTCTATCGCGGACGATGGCCCTGGTATTCCACCGGACGACCGTGAGCTGGTGTTCGAACACGGTTACTCAACGAACGCGGACGGGACGGGGTTCGGCCTGTCAATCGTTCAAAGCATCGTTGAAGCGCACGGCTGGTCGGTCGCAGTCTCTGAGAGCGAAATGGGCGGCGCGCGGTTCGATATCCGCTGGTAA
- a CDS encoding NAD(P)-dependent alcohol dehydrogenase produces the protein MRAARLHEYTHDMSNGLSIDDVDAPQIASGDAVIVEVEGAGWCQTDNHIIEGMWEQYVPQDLPMTLGHENAGTVVETGDDVDIVSEGDQVICHPVQTCGTCRPCRQGETMYCENDAFNGLTTDGGFADQLLTSDRSVIPLPEGVDPADIAPHADAGITAYHAAKRAVDGLNPGDTAVVIGIGGLGHIGLQCLDAMCAADLVAVDIKRSARDLADDLGAHYTINPESEDVAAEVEAISDGVGAAQVLDFVGADETTALAPDICAAGGDHHIIGYGGHIHEPAQALVNGEFAYQGNIVGQYTELQELVALVDRGAVTLHTTQYDLGEVNTVAQMLEDREIDGRAVITP, from the coding sequence ATGCGCGCAGCCAGACTCCACGAGTACACGCACGATATGTCGAACGGGCTTTCGATAGACGACGTAGATGCGCCACAGATCGCATCCGGAGATGCTGTCATCGTCGAAGTCGAAGGGGCCGGCTGGTGCCAGACTGACAATCACATCATCGAGGGAATGTGGGAGCAGTACGTCCCACAGGACCTTCCGATGACGCTGGGCCACGAGAACGCCGGCACAGTCGTCGAGACGGGCGACGACGTCGACATCGTCTCGGAGGGCGACCAGGTCATCTGTCACCCGGTCCAGACCTGTGGCACCTGCCGGCCCTGTCGGCAGGGGGAGACGATGTACTGCGAGAACGACGCGTTCAACGGGCTGACGACCGACGGCGGCTTCGCCGACCAACTGCTGACCAGCGACCGGTCGGTCATCCCGCTCCCCGAGGGCGTCGACCCGGCCGACATCGCGCCCCACGCCGACGCCGGCATCACAGCCTATCACGCGGCGAAGAGGGCCGTCGACGGACTCAATCCCGGCGACACAGCAGTCGTTATCGGCATCGGCGGCCTCGGTCACATCGGCCTCCAGTGTCTCGACGCCATGTGTGCCGCCGACCTCGTCGCCGTCGACATCAAGCGGTCCGCCCGCGACCTCGCCGACGACCTCGGCGCACACTACACCATCAACCCCGAAAGCGAAGATGTCGCCGCCGAGGTCGAAGCCATCAGCGACGGTGTCGGTGCCGCGCAAGTCCTCGATTTCGTCGGGGCCGACGAGACGACGGCGCTCGCGCCCGATATCTGTGCCGCTGGCGGCGATCACCACATCATCGGCTACGGCGGCCACATCCACGAACCCGCGCAGGCGCTCGTCAACGGCGAATTCGCCTATCAGGGTAACATCGTCGGTCAGTACACCGAACTGCAGGAACTGGTCGCACTCGTCGACCGCGGCGCGGTTACCCTCCACACGACCCAGTACGATCTCGGCGAGGTGAACACCGTCGCACAGATGCTTGAAGACCGGGAAATCGACGGGAGGGCGGTTATAACGCCTTGA
- the purL gene encoding phosphoribosylformylglycinamidine synthase subunit PurL, with translation MSLSDADHELVVEEIGREPTRAEAALFENLWSEHCAYRSSRPLLSAFDSEGDQVVIGPGDDAAVVSLPTHGDGEEMYITMGVESHNHPSYVDPFDGAATGVGGIVRDTLSMGAYPIALADCLYFGDFDREHSRYLFEGVVEGISHYGNCIGVPTVAGSVAFHDDYEGNPLVNVSCIGLLEPERTITAEAQEPGNKLVLVGNATGRDGLGGASFASEDLAEDAETEDRPAVQVGDPYSEKLLIECNEALLDEELVESARDLGAAGLGGASSELVAKGGLGARIELDRVHEREPNMNAMEYLLAESQERMVYEVAPENVDRVAELAERFDLGCSVIGELTEPGTNYVCTFEGETVVDVDAAFLGDGAPMNDLPSDAPPKQERDLPTVSLDEAFDRIVGSPNCASKRWVYRQYDHEVQVRTSVLPGDDAALLAIREAGTGLAFSAGADPNWTDAAPYEGARAVALENATNVAAKGATPHAAVDCLNGGNPEKPDVYGGFKGIVDGLADMCSDLDVPVVGGNVSLYNDSQEGPIPPTPTLALVGVKEGYDAPPLSLSGEGTLVVVGDTALEGEADPRLGGSEYTAQFGGTDRFPALPADSTEAIETIAAVADADHVLASHDVSHGGLAVTLAEMVHADAGASVEIETVDRGSKKRLLFNERPGRVVFETTDPAAVREAFDGVAPVTELGEANGSNRLDITVNDEQLQYDAKEIADLRSVITDELA, from the coding sequence ATGAGCCTGTCCGACGCGGACCACGAACTCGTGGTCGAGGAGATCGGTCGGGAGCCGACACGGGCGGAGGCCGCTCTCTTCGAGAACCTCTGGAGCGAACACTGCGCGTATCGCTCCTCTCGCCCCCTGCTGTCGGCGTTCGACTCCGAGGGCGACCAGGTCGTCATCGGTCCCGGCGACGACGCGGCCGTCGTCTCCCTGCCGACCCACGGCGACGGCGAGGAGATGTACATCACGATGGGCGTCGAGTCCCACAACCACCCGTCCTACGTCGACCCGTTCGACGGAGCGGCCACCGGTGTCGGCGGCATCGTCCGCGACACCCTCTCGATGGGAGCCTACCCAATCGCGCTGGCCGACTGCCTGTACTTCGGCGACTTCGACCGAGAACACTCCCGCTATCTCTTCGAGGGCGTCGTCGAAGGTATCTCCCACTACGGGAACTGCATCGGCGTTCCGACCGTCGCCGGCAGCGTCGCCTTCCACGACGACTACGAGGGCAACCCCCTGGTGAACGTCTCCTGTATCGGCCTGCTGGAGCCCGAGCGGACCATCACCGCCGAGGCGCAGGAACCGGGTAACAAGCTCGTCCTCGTCGGCAACGCGACGGGCCGGGACGGCCTAGGCGGGGCCTCCTTCGCCAGCGAGGACCTCGCCGAGGACGCCGAAACGGAGGACCGGCCGGCCGTGCAGGTCGGCGACCCGTACTCGGAGAAACTGCTCATCGAGTGCAACGAGGCGCTGCTGGACGAGGAACTCGTCGAGTCGGCCCGCGACCTCGGAGCCGCTGGCCTCGGAGGGGCGTCTTCGGAGCTAGTCGCCAAAGGCGGCCTCGGCGCGCGCATCGAACTCGACCGCGTCCACGAGCGCGAGCCAAACATGAACGCCATGGAGTACCTGCTCGCCGAGAGCCAGGAGCGGATGGTGTACGAGGTCGCACCGGAGAACGTCGACCGCGTGGCCGAACTCGCGGAGCGGTTCGACCTCGGTTGTTCGGTCATCGGCGAACTCACCGAGCCGGGGACGAACTATGTCTGCACCTTCGAGGGCGAGACGGTCGTCGACGTGGACGCCGCGTTCCTCGGCGACGGTGCGCCGATGAACGACCTGCCGAGCGACGCGCCACCGAAACAGGAGCGAGACCTGCCGACCGTGTCGCTGGACGAGGCGTTCGACCGCATCGTCGGCAGCCCGAACTGTGCCTCGAAGCGGTGGGTCTACCGCCAGTACGACCACGAGGTGCAGGTCCGAACGAGCGTCCTGCCGGGCGACGATGCCGCCCTGCTCGCCATCCGCGAGGCCGGCACCGGGCTCGCCTTCTCGGCCGGCGCGGACCCCAACTGGACCGACGCGGCCCCCTACGAAGGCGCTCGCGCCGTCGCGCTGGAAAACGCCACGAACGTCGCCGCGAAGGGCGCGACGCCCCACGCGGCCGTGGACTGTCTGAACGGCGGCAACCCCGAGAAACCGGACGTGTACGGCGGCTTCAAAGGCATCGTCGACGGCCTGGCGGACATGTGCAGCGATCTCGACGTGCCGGTCGTCGGCGGCAACGTCTCGCTGTACAACGACTCACAGGAGGGGCCGATTCCGCCCACGCCGACGCTCGCGCTCGTCGGCGTCAAGGAGGGCTACGACGCCCCGCCGCTGTCGCTGTCGGGCGAGGGCACGCTCGTCGTCGTCGGCGACACCGCACTCGAAGGCGAGGCCGACCCGCGCCTCGGCGGTTCCGAGTACACTGCGCAGTTCGGCGGCACCGACCGTTTCCCCGCCCTCCCGGCGGACTCGACGGAGGCCATCGAGACGATTGCCGCGGTCGCCGACGCCGACCACGTGCTTGCGAGCCACGACGTGAGCCACGGCGGTCTCGCGGTGACGCTGGCCGAAATGGTCCACGCGGACGCCGGCGCGTCGGTCGAAATCGAAACGGTCGACCGCGGGAGCAAGAAGCGCCTCCTGTTCAACGAACGGCCCGGTCGCGTGGTGTTCGAGACGACCGACCCGGCAGCCGTCCGCGAGGCCTTCGACGGCGTCGCGCCGGTGACGGAACTTGGTGAGGCCAACGGCTCGAACCGCCTCGATATCACTGTCAACGACGAGCAACTGCAGTACGACGCCAAAGAAATCGCCGACCTGCGGTCGGTTATCACCGACGAACTGGCCTGA